A stretch of the Panicum virgatum strain AP13 chromosome 9N, P.virgatum_v5, whole genome shotgun sequence genome encodes the following:
- the LOC120689650 gene encoding protein fluG-like: protein MEARYAALRRAAEEVAAVDAHAHNLVELGSAFPFLRCFSEAEGDALALAPHSLSFKRSLRDIAALYNCEASLEKVEEFRTAEGLTLIGSKCFQAANISAVLIDDGITFDKMLDLDSHKAFSPVIGRVLRIERLAETIINEESFSGSSWTLDSFTESYLAKLKSVSTQIVALKSIAAYRSGLEINPNVSKTDAEDGLRKELTGPRPFRITNKNLIDYLFTCSLEIAVSVNLPVQIHTGFGDKDLDLRKCNPLHLRAVLEDKRFSKCQIVLLHASYPFSKEASYLASVYSQVYLDFGLAIPKLSVHGMTSSLKELLELAPIKKVMFSTDGYAFPETYYLGAKRARDVVYHVLAAACEDGDLSIQEAIEAVEDIFRRNALHLYKLNVTNGSINHETTIAGGGVSSTSVEEDVLFVRIIWSDASGQNRCRVVPAGRFYEVTRNKGVGLTYAVMGMTSFCDGPADGTNLTGVGEIRLVPDMPTLLRLPWSSREEMVMADMQISPGEAWEYCPRNALRKVTKVLLDEFNVTMKAGFENEFFLRRKLVSDGVEQWVPYDNTNYCSTSAFDGASSILQEVYSSLKTSDIVVEQLHAESGKGQFEIALKYILCTLAADKLIYARETIKSIARKLGLLATFLPKPDLNDIGSGSHVHLSLWENDQNVFMGSSKDNFYGMSKTGAQFLAGVYHHLSSILAFTAPHPNSYDRIQPNTWSGAYLCWGKENREAPLRTACPPGVPLDLVSNFEIKSFDACANPHLGLAAIVAAGIDGLRRGLKLPEPIESNPADYASKLKRLPQNLQESIDSLSGDKVLHELIGDKLVTTAIAVRKAEIDHYAKNPGAFNDLIYRY, encoded by the exons ATGGAGGCGAGGTACGCGGcgctgcggcgcgcggcggaggaggtggcggcggtggacgcGCACGCGCACAACCTGGTGGAGCTCGGCTCGGCGTTCCCCTTCCTCCGCTGCTTCTCCGAGGCCGAGGGCgacgcgctcgcgctcgcgcccCACTCCCTCTCCTTCAAG AGAAGCCTGAGGGACATCGCTGCATTGTATAACTGTGAAGCCTCACTCGAGAAGGTTGAGGAGTTCAGGACGGCTGAAGGATTGACATTGATCGGCTCGAAATGCTTCCAAGCTGCCAACATATCTGCCGTCCTTATAGATGATGGCATAACGTTTGACAAAATGCTGGACTTGGATTCCCACAAGGCATTTTCTCCTGTAATTGGCAGGGTTCTGAGAATAGAAAGGCTAGCAGAAACAATCATCAATGAG GAGTCATTCAGTGGATCAAGCTGGACACTGGATTCATTCACTGAAAGCTATCTTGCTAAGCTGAAGTC AGTGTCTACCCAAATTGTTGCATTGAAAAGCATAGCTGCATATAGAAGTGGCTTAGAGATCAATCCCAACGTTAGCAAGACTGATGCAGAGGATGGTCTTCGAAAGGAGCTAACAG GTCCTAGGCCGTTTCGGATTACAAACAAGAACCTGATTGACTATCTATTTACCTGCAGTCTTGAAATTGCTGTGTCAGTCAACTTGCCAGTGCAGATTCACACAGG TTTCGGAGATAAGGATCTAGACTTGCGAAAGTGCAACCCACTACATTTGCGTGCTGTTCTTGAGGATAAAAGATTTTCTAAGTGCCAAATTGTTCTTTTGCATGCTTCTTATCCATTTTCTAAGGAAGCATCTTATCTTGCATCTGTTTATTCCCAG GTCTATCTTGATTTTGGCTTGGCAATTCCAAAACTTAGTGTTCATGGAATGACATCATCACTGAAAGAGCTTCTGGAGCTAGCTCCCATAAAGAAG GTCATGTTCAGTACAGATGGATATGCTTTTCCAGAGACATATTATCTAG GTGCAAAAAGGGCACGGGATGTTGTTTATCATGTCCTAGCTGCCGCATGTGAAGACGGAGACCTTAGCATTCAGGAAGCCATTGAAGCAGTTGAGGATATCTTTAGAAGAAATGCATTGCATCTATACAAGTTAAATGTTACCAATGGATCAATTAATCATGAAACTACCATAGCTGGTGGCGGTGTGTCATCAACTTCTGTTGAGGAAGACGTTCTCTTCGTTCGGATAATCTGGAGTGATGCCTCTGGCCAAAATAGATGCCGT GTTGTGCCAGCTGGACGGTTTTATGAGGTTACAAGGAATAAGGGTGTTGGTCTGACTTATGCGGTAATGGGAATGACTTCATTTTGTGATGGGCCAGCAGATGGAACTAACCTTACTGGTGTAGGCGAGATCAGACTTGTACCAGATATGCCAACACTTCTGAGGCTCCCATG GTCAAGTCGGGAGGAAATGGTGATGGCTGACATGCAAATAAGCCCTGGAGAAGCCTGGGAATACTGTCCTAGAAATGCCTTGAGGAAAGTCACTAAAGTTCTGCTAGATGAGTTCAATGTG ACAATGAAGGCGGGTTTTGAAAATGAATTTTTTCTTCGCAGAAAATTAGTAAG TGATGGGGTTGAGCAGTGGGTTCCATATGATAATACCAATTACTGCTCAACTTCCGCATTTGATGGCGCATCATCTATATTACAAGAAGTATATTCTTCTCTCAAAACTTCAGACATTGTGGTTGAGCAG TTGCATGCTGAATCTGGAAAAGGGCAATTTGAGATAGCCTTGAAGTATATCTTGTGCACTCTTGCGGCTGACAAATTGATATATGCCCGTGAGACTATTAAATCAATTGCTCGAAAGCTTGGACTGCTAGCAACATTTCTTCCAAA GCCTGATTTGAATGATATTGGATCTGGTTCTCACGTGCATCTGAGTTTGTGGGAAAATGATCAGAATGTTTTTATGGGGTCAAGTAAAGATAATTTTTATGGAATGTCAAAAACGGGAGCACAGTTCCTTGCTGGAGTGTATCATCATCTTTCATCAATATTGGCATTTACTGCTCCTCACCCAAACAG CTATGATCGGATTCAGCCAAATACATGGAGTGGAGCTTATCTATGCTGGGGGAAAGAGAACAGGGAGGCTCCATTGAGAACCGCATGCCCACCTGGCGTGCCTCTTGATTTAGTCAGCAACTTCGAGATCAAATCCTTCGATGCATGCGCAAATCCTCACTTGGGCCTTGCAGCCATCGTTGCTGCCGGCATTGATGGCCTAAGAAGAGGCCTCAAGTTGCCTGAACCAATTG AATCAAACCCTGCAGATTATGCTTCCAAACTCAAAAGGCTACCGCAGAACCTGCAGGAATCCATAGATTCGCTTTCTGGAGATAAGGTCTTGCATGAATTAATTGGTGATAAACTTGTCACGACCGCTATAGCTGTACGGAAG GCCGAAATAGATCACTATGCAAAGAATCCAGGGGCATTTAACGATCTCATCTACCGGTACTAG
- the LOC120689652 gene encoding uncharacterized protein LOC120689652, producing the protein MLGRAAGLSAPRWRGGSLDLRAALRSGGNLLFALFVAAVLAFTLLAAVHSPDDPLLHPSSHQLTDFLTSATSTSTFLTDDSVLRTGEDFNASSSSSGATAEAGVEAEVKETVPFIKLSDVASEAEKTKPVAERAVTVDTDVGTGEGAAAAEEETPVTEAVSCDTEAPVDCTGDRDLFNLLMRTAIEQFPDLHFYRFGRPVAVPDSPMECDLAWRFRPAADAIGTGRTTYYKDYRRFTLTRDINTCTLVVSSVGEYHSGVGAKRNGKRKGKKGKKGKREAPVTDFVPVKMQVRLDENAANNEAAGAVAEPVFVVGEAVNDSLPVVASESDFSRGRYLIYMGGGERCKSMNHFIWGFLCALGEAQFLNRTLVMDLNVCLNARYTSSGKDEEKDFRLYFDFEHLKESASVIDQSQFWQDWGKWQKKDKLKNFYTEDIRMTPMKLRDVKDTLIMRKFGNVEPDNYWSRVCEGETEGVIKRPWHFLWKSRRLMEIVSAIASRMSWDFDSVHIVRGEKAQNTQLWPNLDRDTSPDSLLMTLNDKVGAGRYLYIATNEPDKSFFDPLKEKYKTRFLDDFKDLWDENSEWFTETKELSNGKPVEFDGYMRVAVDTEVFLRGKRHLETFNDLTRDCKDGVNTCPASS; encoded by the coding sequence ATGctggggcgggcggcggggctgtcggcgccgcggtggcgcggcgggtcGCTGGACCTGCGCGCCGCGCTGCGCTCGGGGGGCAACCTCCTCTTCGCGCTCTTCGTGGCGGCCGTGCTCGCCTTCACGCTCCTCGCCGCGGTCCACAGCCCCGACGACCCGCTCCTCCACCCGTCGTCGCACCAGCTCACCGACTTCCTCACCTCCGCCACCTCCACGTCCACCTTCCTCACCGACGACTCCGTGCTCCGCACCGGGGAGGACTTCAACgcttcctcatcctcctccggcgccaccgccgaggCCGGCGTCGAAGCGGAAGTCAAGGAGACCGTCccgttcatcaagctctccgaCGTCGCGTCCGAGGCCGAGAAGACAAAGCCCGTGGCTGAGCGGGCCGTCACCGTCGACACCGATGTCGGCACGGGCGagggggcggcagcggcggaggaggagacccCTGTCACCGAGGCGGTCTCCTGCGACACGGAGGCGCCGGTGGATTGCACGGGGGACAGGGATCTCTTCAACCTGCTCATGCGCACGGCCATCGAGCAGTTCCCCGACCTCCACTTCTACCGCTTCGGCCGTCCCGTAGCGGTGCCGGATAGCCCCATGGAATGCGACCTCGCCTGGCGCTTCCGCCCCGCTGCTGATGCTATCGGCACCGGCCGGACCACATACTACAAGGACTACCGCCGCTTCACGCTCACCCGCGACATCAACACCTGCACCCTCGTTGTCAGCAGCGTGGGCGAATACCACTCGGGTGTAGGTGCCAAGCGAAATGGCAAGCGCAAAggaaagaaggggaagaagggcaAGCGTGAGGCACCCGTCACCGACTTTGTGCCGGTCAAGATGCAGGTTAGGCTGGATGAGAATGCTGCCAACAATGAGGCTGCCGGGGCTGTGGCTGAGCCGGTGTTTGTTGTTGGTGAGGCTGTCAATGACAGCTTGCCAGTGGTCGCCTCTGAGAGTGATTTCAGCCGCGGAAGGTACCTCATTTACATGGGTGGCGGCGAGAGGTGCAAGAGCATGAACCACTTCATTTGGGGGTTCTTGTGTGCTCTAGGTGAGGCTCAATTCTTGAACCGGACTCTTGTAATGGACCTCAATGTCTGCCTCAATGCACGGTATACTTCGAGTGGCAAGGATGAAGAGAAAGATTTTAGGCTCTACTTCGATTTCGAGCACCTGAAGGAATCAGCATCAGTGATCGATCAGAGCCAGTTCTGGCAAGATTGGGGGAAGTGGCAGAAAAAGGATAAGCTGAAGAACTTCTATACCGAAGACATCAGGATGACCCCGATGAAACTCAGAGACGTCAAGGACACACTGATCATGAGGAAGTTTGGGAATGTTGAGCCGGATAACTACTGGTCACGTGTATGTGAAGGTGAGACTGAGGGAGTGATCAAACGCCCATGGCATTTCCTATGGAAGTCTCGTCGCTTGATGGAGATTGTATCTGCGATTGCCTCACGGATGAGCTGGGACTTCGATTCGGTCCACATTGTGAGAGGGGAGAAAGCACAGAACACACAATTATGGCCAAACCTTGATAGAGATACCTCTCCGGACAGTCTGCTTATGACACTCAATGACAAGGTTGGTGCTGGCCGCTATCTGTACATTGCTACCAATGAGCCCGACAAATCGTTCTTTGACCCACTTAAGGAAAAGTATAAAACACGCTTCCTGGATGATTTCAAGGACTTGTGGGATGAGAATAGCGAGTGGTTTACTGAAACCAAGGAGCTGAGCAATGGTAAGCCAGTGGAATTTGATGGGTACATGAGGGTTGCAGTTGATACTGAGGTGTTTCTGAGGGGGAAGAGGCATTTGGAGACATTCAACGACCTTACGCGTGATTGCAAGGATGGCGTGAATACATGCCCAGCTTCCTCCTGA
- the LOC120689655 gene encoding NADPH-dependent aldehyde reductase-like protein, chloroplastic has protein sequence MAAASAAAPLPLDGRVALVTGGSRGIGREVSSHLAALGARVVVNYAANPAKADELVAELASRGLRAVAVRADVSDPDAVRALFDRAEEAFGSPPHVVVACAGILDPKYPALADTAVEDFDATFAVNTRGKFLVCREAARRIPPHSGGRIVAFSSTTVAALPPGYGAYVASNAAVEAMTRILAKEVAAKGITANVVAPGPVRTELFLAGKDEAFIERVAKSSMGRIAETTDIAPVVAFLASDASSWVNGQVIRVNGGVA, from the coding sequence ATGGCAGCagcgtccgccgccgcgccgctcccgcTCGACGGCCGCGTCGCACTCGTCACGGGCGGCTCCAGGGGCATCGGCCGCGAGGTGTCGTcccacctcgccgcgctcggcgcGCGCGTCGTGGTCAACTACGCCGCCAACCCGGCCAAGGCCGACGAGCTCGTCGCGGAGCTCGCCTCGCGgggcctccgcgccgtggccgtCCGCGCGGACGTCTCCGACCCGGACGCCGTGCGCGCGCTCTTCGACCGCGCCGAGGAGGCGTTCGGGTCCCCGCCCCACGTCGTGGTGGCCTGCGCGGGCATCCTGGACCCCAAGTACCCGGCGCTGGCCGACACCGCCGTCGAGGACTTCGACGCCACGTTCGCGGTGAACACGCGCGGCAAGTTCCTGGTGTGCCGGGAGGCCGCCCGGCGCATCCCGCCCCACAGCGGCGGGCGCATCGTGGCGTTCTCGTCCACGACGGTCGCCGCGCTCCCGCCGGGGTACGGGGCGTACGTGGCCAgcaacgccgccgtggaggccaTGACGAGGATCCTGGCAAAGGAGGTGGCGGCCAAGGGGATCACGGCCAACGTGGTGGCGCCGGGGCCCGTGCGCACGGAGCTGTTCCTGGCGGGCAAGGACGAGGCCTTCATAGAGAGGGTGGCGAAGAGTTCCATGGGGCGCATCGCCGAGACGACGGACATCGCGCCCGTGGTGGCGTTCCTGGCGAGCGATGCCTCGTCCTGGGTGAACGGCCAGGTAATCAGGGTCAACGGCGGCGTCGCGTGA
- the LOC120689653 gene encoding plant intracellular Ras-group-related LRR protein 8-like isoform X2: MESSPPTITVQVKFARRTIPVEVPAAATTAELKRLLQPLTNVLPRGQRLVCKGKVLQDAASLSSMQVVDGSKVMLIASLGLHQGDGPITKNSSSSATSVTRASNVKERQTQKAEAVVGKSRAERWKLTGVVALHDCDLKAVPEEVWDCAPSVRILDASNNCIKEIPHKIAALKSLNKLLLTANDVDDENISWEGLSCLQKLLNLSLSQNRISALPSSIGDCESLTEVDLSSNLLTELPEAFGKLYNLKVLHLRNNGLTSLPSTLFKKCMQLITLDLHGTEITNDILRQVEGWEEFDERQRQKHQKQLDFRVGSSGVFDEGADDDNRRR, from the exons ATGGAGAGCTCGCCGCCCACCATCACCGTCCAGGTCAAGTTCGCCCGGCGGACCATCCCCGTGGAGGTACCGGCCGCCGCGACCACCGCGGAGCTGAAGCGCCTCCTCCAGCCGCTCACCAACGTCCTCCCCCGCGGCCAGAGGCTTGTCTGCAAAG GCAAAGTGCTCCAGGATGCCGCGAGCCTGAGCTCGATGCAGGTGGTAGACGGATCCAAGGTCATGCTCATCGCCTCGCTGGGTCTCCATCAGGGG GATGGTCCCATCACAAAGAATAGCAGCA GCTCTGCAACAAGTGTAACAAGAGCCTCAAATGTTAAGGAACGTCAAACACAAAAAGCAGAGGCAGTTGTTGGCAAAAGCCGAGCTGAGCGTTGGAAATTGACGGGTGTTGTTGCCCTGCATGATTGTGACTTGAAG GCAGTGCCGGAAGAAGTCTGGGACTGTGCCCCCTCAGTACGGATATTAGATGCCAGCAACAACTGTATCAAGGAAATTCCGCATAAAATTGCTGCTCTTAAATCTTTAAAT AAATTGCTCCTAACTGCCAATGATGTAGATGATGAGAACATCAGCTGGGAAGGTCTATCATGCCTTCAAAAATTATTAAACCTGTCTTTAAGCCAGAACCG GATATCTGCATTGCCTTCATCTATAGGAGATTGTGAATCTCTCACCGAG GTTGACTTGTCATCAAATCTCTTAACTGAACTGCCAGAAGCCTTTGGGAAGCTTTATAATCTCAAG GTTTTGCATCTAAGGAACAATGGTCTTACATCCCTGCCTTCGACATTATTTAAAAAGTGTATGCAGCTTATTACACTTGATCTCCATGGAACAGAAATCACAAATGATATTCTTCGGCAG GTGGAGGGGTGGGAGGAGTTCGACGAGCGTCAGCGGCAGAAACATCAGAAGCAGCTAGACTTCCGTGTAGGCTCATCTGGTGTGTTCGATGAAGGCGCCGATGATGATAACAGGCGTAGGTAG
- the LOC120689653 gene encoding plant intracellular Ras-group-related LRR protein 8-like isoform X1 produces the protein MESSPPTITVQVKFARRTIPVEVPAAATTAELKRLLQPLTNVLPRGQRLVCKGKVLQDAASLSSMQVVDGSKVMLIASLGLHQGDGPITKNSSSSATSVTRASNVKERQTQKAEAVVGKSRAERWKLTGVVALHDCDLKAVPEEVWDCAPSVRILDASNNCIKEIPHKIAALKSLNKLLLTANDVDDENISWEGLSCLQKLLNLSLSQNRLVSLPSTLGSLTSLREFRIANNRLDNLPIEIGSLKHLQILIANNNRISALPSSIGDCESLTEVDLSSNLLTELPEAFGKLYNLKVLHLRNNGLTSLPSTLFKKCMQLITLDLHGTEITNDILRQVEGWEEFDERQRQKHQKQLDFRVGSSGVFDEGADDDNRRR, from the exons ATGGAGAGCTCGCCGCCCACCATCACCGTCCAGGTCAAGTTCGCCCGGCGGACCATCCCCGTGGAGGTACCGGCCGCCGCGACCACCGCGGAGCTGAAGCGCCTCCTCCAGCCGCTCACCAACGTCCTCCCCCGCGGCCAGAGGCTTGTCTGCAAAG GCAAAGTGCTCCAGGATGCCGCGAGCCTGAGCTCGATGCAGGTGGTAGACGGATCCAAGGTCATGCTCATCGCCTCGCTGGGTCTCCATCAGGGG GATGGTCCCATCACAAAGAATAGCAGCA GCTCTGCAACAAGTGTAACAAGAGCCTCAAATGTTAAGGAACGTCAAACACAAAAAGCAGAGGCAGTTGTTGGCAAAAGCCGAGCTGAGCGTTGGAAATTGACGGGTGTTGTTGCCCTGCATGATTGTGACTTGAAG GCAGTGCCGGAAGAAGTCTGGGACTGTGCCCCCTCAGTACGGATATTAGATGCCAGCAACAACTGTATCAAGGAAATTCCGCATAAAATTGCTGCTCTTAAATCTTTAAAT AAATTGCTCCTAACTGCCAATGATGTAGATGATGAGAACATCAGCTGGGAAGGTCTATCATGCCTTCAAAAATTATTAAACCTGTCTTTAAGCCAGAACCG ACTGGTTAGCTTGCCATCGACATTGGGCTCACTGACTTCTCTGCGCGAATTTCGTATTGCAAACAACAGGCTTGATAACTTACCTATCGAAATAGGATCGCTGAAGCATCTCCAGATTCTGATAGCAAATAACAATAG GATATCTGCATTGCCTTCATCTATAGGAGATTGTGAATCTCTCACCGAG GTTGACTTGTCATCAAATCTCTTAACTGAACTGCCAGAAGCCTTTGGGAAGCTTTATAATCTCAAG GTTTTGCATCTAAGGAACAATGGTCTTACATCCCTGCCTTCGACATTATTTAAAAAGTGTATGCAGCTTATTACACTTGATCTCCATGGAACAGAAATCACAAATGATATTCTTCGGCAG GTGGAGGGGTGGGAGGAGTTCGACGAGCGTCAGCGGCAGAAACATCAGAAGCAGCTAGACTTCCGTGTAGGCTCATCTGGTGTGTTCGATGAAGGCGCCGATGATGATAACAGGCGTAGGTAG